The proteins below come from a single Vibrio diazotrophicus genomic window:
- a CDS encoding TetR/AcrR family transcriptional regulator, with protein MKKTRSELKREAILLAAKEAFREFGAQSTSMDKIAALAQVSKRTVYNHFSSKEVLIMTLLADLWSATANLVDSDQLMSLPMEEQLEQLLYSEIEILSSNEYIDLARVVLGYYLYRPDELIEQSELMAKKEGQILSWLKHQISLKNLDIQDVDLANGQLHSLVKGGCFWPQVMGVKSSLSDQEKRYLAQQTTLFFISHYGCKN; from the coding sequence ATGAAGAAAACTCGAAGTGAACTAAAACGTGAAGCGATATTGTTGGCAGCAAAGGAAGCTTTCCGAGAGTTCGGGGCACAAAGCACCAGTATGGATAAGATTGCGGCGTTAGCGCAGGTTTCCAAGCGCACCGTGTATAACCACTTTTCGTCAAAAGAAGTGCTGATCATGACCTTACTGGCAGACTTGTGGAGTGCAACGGCTAACCTTGTCGATTCTGATCAGCTAATGTCACTGCCAATGGAAGAGCAGTTAGAACAATTGCTTTACAGCGAAATAGAAATTCTGTCGTCAAATGAGTATATCGACCTAGCGCGAGTGGTACTCGGCTACTATCTTTATCGCCCCGATGAGTTGATTGAACAATCTGAACTGATGGCAAAAAAAGAGGGGCAGATCCTCAGTTGGCTTAAACATCAGATTTCGTTAAAAAACCTTGATATTCAGGATGTTGATCTCGCTAATGGTCAGTTGCACAGCCTAGTTAAAGGTGGTTGCTTCTGGCCGCAAGTTATGGGGGTTAAATCCAGTTTGTCAGACCAAGAAAAGCGCTATTTGGCACAGCAAACCACGTTATTCTTCATCAGTCATTACGGGTGTAAAAATTAA
- a CDS encoding SURF1 family protein, whose product MKVILGAVLTVVVFLLLVKLGFWQLSRGEEKQALEQELLLRQQMEPISLGMALERYPVSDLTGLQVRVSFSPVSNMTFLLDNQTYQGKVGYLAYQLAKERNGHWMLIERGFVAATNDRRVLPEVNWLVEPQELVGRLYQKSHNPLSSDLNIESETPHRIQNLNIEQLSQWLGEPILPALFQPQEKNWPYAQPWVPFPLSAEKHFGYAVQWFAMAAVLLIIVLLICVRAFKARRP is encoded by the coding sequence ATGAAAGTAATCTTAGGTGCTGTTTTAACTGTGGTTGTGTTTCTGTTATTGGTCAAATTGGGTTTCTGGCAATTGTCGCGTGGCGAAGAAAAACAGGCGCTTGAGCAGGAGCTGTTGCTTCGTCAGCAGATGGAACCGATATCTTTAGGCATGGCTTTAGAAAGGTATCCAGTCTCAGATTTGACGGGTTTGCAGGTAAGAGTTTCTTTCTCGCCAGTCAGCAACATGACGTTTCTGCTCGACAACCAAACCTATCAGGGAAAAGTTGGCTATCTGGCTTACCAACTTGCAAAAGAGCGAAACGGGCACTGGATGTTGATCGAAAGGGGCTTTGTTGCAGCAACCAACGATAGACGCGTCTTGCCGGAGGTTAATTGGCTTGTTGAGCCTCAAGAGTTAGTTGGGCGTCTGTACCAAAAATCCCACAATCCACTGAGTTCGGATTTGAATATTGAAAGCGAGACGCCGCATCGTATTCAGAACCTAAACATTGAGCAGCTTTCTCAGTGGTTGGGAGAACCCATTTTGCCTGCTCTGTTTCAACCACAGGAAAAGAACTGGCCATACGCGCAGCCATGGGTTCCTTTTCCTCTCAGTGCGGAAAAGCATTTTGGCTATGCCGTGCAGTGGTTTGCCATGGCAGCCGTATTGTTAATCATTGTTTTGCTTATCTGTGTCAGAGCTTTTAAAGCAAGGAGGCCATGA
- the coxB gene encoding cytochrome c oxidase subunit II, producing MVGLLLSFSPQVFSAERALNMTPGVTEISGKVYELHMLIFYICVAIALVVFGAMFYAIFKHRKSKGAVAAHFHESTKVEIIWTIIPIIILVAMAIPATKTLVAMEDTSQSDLTIKITGSQWKWHYSYFEQDVEFFSLLATSQKQIQGDETKGAHYLLEVDQPLVLPTERKVRFLLTSDDVIHSWWVPAFAVKKDTIPGYINEAWTRIDEPGVYRGQCAELCGRAHGFMPIVVQAMEPEKYDQWLADKKAEIAAVRQEAEKALQSSMSLDELMAMGEKVYMDRCAVCHQPTGLGIPGAFPAIKGSPVATGDISAHLDVVVNGRSGTAMQAFGNQLSDQELAAVISYQRNAWDNNTGDAVQASDINAFKSLGAGASGQSGNGGQGQ from the coding sequence ATGGTTGGGCTGTTACTCAGCTTTTCCCCACAGGTTTTTTCTGCAGAACGAGCATTAAACATGACACCGGGTGTTACCGAAATTAGTGGTAAGGTGTATGAGCTACACATGCTTATTTTTTATATATGTGTCGCGATAGCTCTCGTGGTCTTTGGTGCCATGTTCTACGCCATTTTTAAGCACCGCAAATCGAAGGGAGCGGTGGCGGCTCATTTTCACGAAAGTACCAAAGTCGAAATTATTTGGACGATTATCCCAATCATTATCTTGGTCGCCATGGCGATTCCCGCAACGAAAACTTTAGTTGCGATGGAAGATACTTCTCAATCTGACCTCACTATCAAGATCACCGGTTCACAATGGAAATGGCATTACAGCTATTTTGAGCAAGACGTGGAATTTTTCAGTCTTTTGGCGACATCGCAAAAACAAATTCAGGGCGATGAGACCAAAGGCGCTCACTACCTTTTAGAAGTGGATCAGCCTTTGGTTCTGCCGACTGAACGTAAAGTGCGCTTCTTACTGACATCTGATGATGTGATCCACTCTTGGTGGGTTCCGGCTTTTGCCGTTAAGAAAGACACCATTCCGGGATATATCAATGAAGCTTGGACGCGCATTGATGAACCGGGCGTTTATCGCGGTCAATGTGCGGAGTTGTGTGGACGAGCCCATGGTTTTATGCCGATTGTGGTTCAGGCAATGGAGCCGGAGAAATACGATCAATGGCTCGCGGATAAAAAAGCCGAAATTGCAGCCGTCAGACAAGAAGCGGAAAAAGCACTGCAAAGTTCAATGTCGTTGGATGAGCTGATGGCTATGGGTGAGAAAGTTTACATGGATCGCTGTGCTGTCTGCCATCAGCCAACAGGTTTAGGTATACCGGGTGCTTTTCCCGCCATCAAAGGTAGTCCTGTGGCAACGGGAGATATAAGCGCTCATCTTGACGTGGTTGTTAATGGTCGTTCGGGAACAGCAATGCAGGCCTTCGGCAACCAGTTGAGTGATCAAGAGTTGGCTGCGGTGATCAGTTATCAACGTAACGCTTGGGACAACAACACTGGCGATGCGGTTCAAGCATCCGATATTAATGCGTTTAAGTCACTAGGCGCTGGAGCTTCTGGTCAATCGGGTAATGGAGGACAAGGACAATGA
- a CDS encoding phospho-sugar mutase, with protein MMEKVTQWLSADPDPKTREELQYLIDHKEYEELEDRFKCRLEFGTAGLRGKVGCGPNRMNRLVIQQTALGLGEYLVKHVENAKQRGVVIGYDGRTDSKSFAHDTAAVLSALGIKVYLTHKVAATPIAAFGVKHFNAAAAVVVTASHNPPEYNGFKVYWENGAQIIPPHDSGIAQEIDIAATRVIPLMPHSEAERQGLLVWLRDDYYQTYRTAINSNPLLSHHTDPSSISIAYTAMHGVGANMAEDLLHDAGFKKVMSVKEQREPDGTFPTVNFPNPEEAGAMDMVIELADSISAELACANDPDADRFAVAVRKPDGSYQMLTGDQVGTLFGHYLLSKTDAKSQLVGNTIVSSSLLSKVAKTHGAKYYQTLTGFKWLTNIAMQEQSDEHKFLFAYEEALGYTVGNTVWDKDGLSALVAFAQLAAELYSQGKTIWDQLEEIYREHGMYINAQRSIALDPDYPPVGELLRADPPKKIAGKKILVTEDLKHSVRTDSNGKTQTINLPSSDVLIYHLEGGSRVIVRPSGTEPKLKCYYEVVGSFAKNESFASAQERAEEQMSLLISEHQNSLR; from the coding sequence ATGATGGAAAAAGTCACACAATGGTTATCAGCAGATCCTGATCCTAAGACTCGGGAAGAACTGCAATATCTGATTGACCATAAAGAATATGAAGAGTTAGAAGACCGCTTTAAATGCCGACTCGAATTCGGTACAGCAGGTCTGCGAGGAAAAGTAGGTTGTGGTCCAAACCGAATGAACCGTTTAGTGATTCAACAAACCGCTTTAGGTCTTGGTGAATACCTAGTGAAACACGTCGAGAATGCCAAACAGCGTGGCGTGGTGATCGGCTATGACGGCCGCACAGATTCCAAATCCTTTGCGCATGACACAGCCGCAGTTTTAAGTGCTTTAGGCATAAAGGTTTACTTAACCCATAAAGTGGCGGCTACGCCAATTGCGGCCTTTGGTGTGAAGCATTTCAACGCGGCGGCGGCAGTTGTGGTGACAGCGAGCCATAATCCGCCAGAGTACAACGGATTTAAAGTCTACTGGGAAAACGGCGCGCAAATCATTCCTCCGCACGATTCTGGTATTGCACAAGAGATTGATATTGCAGCGACCCGCGTGATTCCTTTGATGCCGCATTCCGAAGCTGAGCGCCAAGGTCTGCTGGTTTGGTTACGTGATGATTACTACCAAACTTACCGTACAGCGATAAACAGTAATCCTCTGCTTTCTCATCATACCGACCCAAGCAGCATTTCTATTGCTTACACGGCAATGCATGGTGTCGGCGCAAACATGGCGGAAGATCTTCTCCATGATGCAGGCTTTAAGAAAGTGATGAGTGTAAAAGAGCAACGCGAACCAGACGGTACTTTCCCAACCGTTAACTTCCCTAACCCAGAAGAAGCGGGCGCGATGGATATGGTGATTGAACTGGCTGATTCGATCTCAGCGGAACTTGCTTGCGCTAACGACCCAGATGCTGACCGTTTTGCTGTTGCGGTACGCAAACCCGATGGAAGTTACCAAATGCTCACAGGTGACCAGGTGGGTACTCTTTTCGGTCATTACTTGCTTAGTAAAACCGATGCAAAATCCCAGTTAGTGGGTAATACCATTGTCTCTTCCAGCCTGTTAAGCAAAGTGGCAAAAACGCATGGTGCGAAGTACTACCAAACACTGACTGGCTTTAAATGGCTGACTAACATTGCAATGCAAGAGCAAAGTGATGAACACAAATTCCTGTTTGCTTACGAAGAAGCACTTGGTTACACGGTCGGTAATACCGTTTGGGACAAAGATGGTTTATCCGCTTTGGTCGCTTTTGCACAACTAGCAGCAGAACTCTACAGCCAAGGCAAAACGATTTGGGATCAACTTGAAGAGATCTACCGCGAGCATGGTATGTACATTAATGCTCAACGTAGTATTGCGCTTGACCCTGATTACCCGCCAGTGGGTGAACTGCTTCGAGCAGATCCTCCGAAAAAAATTGCTGGTAAGAAAATTTTAGTTACCGAGGATTTAAAACACTCTGTGCGCACAGACAGCAATGGAAAAACGCAGACAATCAACCTGCCTAGCAGTGATGTGCTGATCTACCACTTAGAAGGCGGCTCACGCGTTATTGTTCGCCCTTCCGGCACAGAACCGAAACTCAAATGCTACTACGAGGTGGTTGGCAGTTTCGCTAAAAACGAGAGCTTTGCGAGCGCGCAAGAAAGGGCAGAAGAACAAATGTCACTGCTGATCAGTGAGCATCAGAACAGCTTGAGATAA
- a CDS encoding DUF2909 domain-containing protein translates to MLPLVVKIILVLFLLFIIFNLARALIQMVREPNDDDERPMSYYLGRRLIFSAFVVILLIFALLSGWLHPNHTPY, encoded by the coding sequence ATGCTGCCACTTGTTGTAAAAATCATTTTGGTTCTGTTTCTGCTATTCATCATATTCAACCTTGCTCGCGCCTTAATTCAGATGGTTAGAGAACCCAATGATGACGATGAGCGCCCGATGAGCTATTACCTTGGGCGACGCCTTATATTTTCAGCTTTCGTCGTTATATTGCTCATTTTTGCTCTCCTCAGCGGCTGGCTTCACCCCAACCACACACCTTACTAA
- a CDS encoding cytochrome c oxidase assembly protein, translating to MDNESLKSKNRQLIIKLTIGTVLMFGFGFALVPLYDVMCKALGINGKTNEVAAVQPTTMVVDESRTIRVQFMAHVSNGMPWKFEPKVSHMDVHPGQVIQTAFLANNFSNDELVGQAVPSVSPGQGASYFNKIECFCFNQQPLSAKADAEMPLIFYIEPDIPDSIHTLTLSYTLYNITEKTEPQLVKTSQSAHVNGAPTQGANL from the coding sequence ATGGACAACGAATCACTTAAAAGCAAGAATCGACAACTGATAATAAAACTGACCATTGGTACTGTGCTGATGTTCGGGTTTGGTTTTGCCTTGGTGCCTTTGTACGACGTGATGTGTAAAGCACTAGGCATCAATGGGAAAACCAACGAAGTGGCGGCAGTTCAACCGACAACCATGGTGGTAGACGAATCGCGCACGATTCGCGTTCAGTTTATGGCACATGTCAGTAATGGCATGCCTTGGAAATTTGAACCTAAAGTTTCGCACATGGACGTGCATCCTGGGCAGGTGATACAAACGGCTTTTTTAGCTAACAACTTTTCCAATGACGAACTTGTCGGTCAAGCGGTTCCTTCGGTATCTCCGGGGCAAGGTGCCAGTTACTTCAATAAAATCGAGTGTTTCTGTTTTAATCAGCAGCCACTGTCGGCCAAGGCAGATGCTGAGATGCCGCTGATATTTTATATCGAGCCGGATATTCCCGATTCCATTCATACCCTCACGCTCTCCTATACCTTGTACAACATAACGGAAAAAACAGAGCCTCAACTGGTCAAAACAAGCCAAAGTGCTCACGTGAACGGCGCACCAACGCAAGGAGCAAATCTATGA
- a CDS encoding COX15/CtaA family protein gives MTNSNTGLIRLVKFALLLTLTVIALGAYTRLSDAGLGCPDWPGCYGHFTVPQSSQALEKAELLYPHLDVEPHKAWPEMIHRYFAGILGLVVFLITFLCIKTRPVAIALPLMIAAVVIFQALLGMWTVTMMLLPIVVMGHLLGGFTLLASLWLLLWQLQRTSAPENRDLISSSALPFSSNLKLGAVLTMAVVVGQIMLGGWTSSNYAALMCSSLPICEGNWHSYLDFKTAFTLIHHGHDSYEFGVLEYGPRLTIHVSHRFGAILTILVVSALAFRLWKVGLLSLSKMLLGALLVQVVLGVSNVVFNLPLTIAVMHNLGAVLLMIAVLKCNYRLWSSQPVSQAIIDAKANSKVTTRSVSHE, from the coding sequence ATGACCAATTCCAATACAGGGTTAATTCGATTAGTTAAGTTTGCGCTGTTGTTAACGCTGACCGTAATTGCATTGGGTGCTTATACTCGTTTATCCGATGCTGGATTGGGCTGTCCTGACTGGCCGGGTTGTTACGGTCACTTCACGGTTCCGCAATCTTCCCAAGCGCTGGAAAAAGCAGAGCTGTTATACCCTCATCTCGATGTGGAGCCGCATAAAGCTTGGCCGGAAATGATTCATCGTTATTTTGCAGGCATTCTTGGGCTGGTGGTGTTTTTAATCACTTTTCTCTGTATTAAAACTCGACCTGTGGCGATAGCTCTGCCTCTGATGATTGCAGCAGTTGTGATTTTTCAGGCCTTACTCGGTATGTGGACGGTAACCATGATGCTGCTGCCGATAGTAGTGATGGGGCACTTACTGGGGGGATTCACCTTGCTCGCCAGTTTGTGGTTACTGTTGTGGCAGTTACAACGGACGTCAGCGCCTGAAAACAGAGATCTTATAAGTTCATCAGCACTGCCTTTCTCTTCGAACCTTAAGCTCGGGGCGGTACTTACTATGGCGGTGGTGGTCGGGCAGATCATGCTTGGTGGCTGGACATCGTCTAACTACGCGGCTTTGATGTGCAGCAGTCTGCCAATATGTGAAGGTAACTGGCACTCTTATCTGGATTTCAAAACAGCCTTTACTTTGATTCATCACGGACATGACAGTTATGAGTTCGGCGTTCTGGAGTACGGTCCAAGGCTGACTATCCATGTATCGCACCGGTTTGGCGCTATCTTGACCATCTTAGTCGTTTCAGCGTTAGCGTTTCGTTTATGGAAAGTCGGCCTGCTTTCTCTATCGAAAATGTTGTTAGGCGCGCTTTTGGTTCAGGTTGTTCTCGGCGTCAGCAATGTGGTTTTCAATCTGCCTTTAACGATTGCAGTTATGCACAATTTGGGCGCAGTACTGCTCATGATTGCAGTACTCAAATGCAACTATCGATTGTGGTCTTCTCAGCCTGTGAGCCAAGCAATCATTGACGCTAAAGCCAATTCTAAAGTTACAACAAGGAGTGTTTCCCATGAATAA
- the ctaD gene encoding cytochrome c oxidase subunit I codes for MADADISNPDTGSVDHGESEHEHHVPKGLGRWIYSTNHKDIGTLYLWFSFTMFLIGGAMAMVIRAELFQPGLQLVEPDFFNQMTTVHGLIMVFGAVMPAFTGLANWMVPLMIGAPDMALPRMNNLSFWILPFAFLILLASLFTEGGGPNFGWTFYAPLSTTYGPDSTALFVFSVHIMGISSIMGAINVIVTIVNMRAPGMTWFKLPLFVWTWLITAFLLIAVMPVLAGAVTMVLTDKYFGTSFFDAAGGGDPVMFQHIFWFFGHPEVYIMILPSFGIISAIVPAFSGKKLFGYHSMVYATSSIALLSFLVWAHHMFTTGMPVFAELFFMYCTMLIAVPTGVKVFNWVATMWRGSLTFETPMLFAIAFIVLFTIGGFSGLMLAIVPADFQYHDTYFVVAHFHYVLVSGAVFSIMAAAYYWLPKWTGHMYDERLSLWHFWCSVISVNVLFFPMHFLGLAGMPRRIPDYAIQFADVNQIVSIGGFAFGLSQLIFLWVVIKCVRGGKPASAKPWERAEGLEWTVPSPAPHHTFSTPPKVE; via the coding sequence ATGGCGGATGCTGATATCTCGAATCCAGATACCGGTTCCGTTGATCATGGCGAAAGTGAACATGAACATCACGTACCTAAAGGTCTAGGGAGATGGATCTATTCAACCAACCATAAAGATATAGGCACTTTGTATCTCTGGTTCAGCTTCACCATGTTTTTGATTGGTGGCGCAATGGCAATGGTGATTCGTGCTGAGTTGTTCCAACCCGGTTTACAGCTGGTTGAACCTGACTTTTTCAATCAGATGACCACTGTTCACGGCTTGATTATGGTGTTCGGTGCCGTAATGCCAGCATTTACAGGGCTTGCAAACTGGATGGTGCCTCTAATGATTGGCGCACCGGACATGGCTTTACCACGGATGAATAACCTCAGTTTTTGGATTCTGCCATTTGCCTTTTTAATTCTCCTTGCATCTCTGTTTACGGAAGGTGGTGGCCCTAACTTTGGTTGGACATTCTATGCGCCGCTATCGACAACCTATGGCCCAGACAGTACCGCATTGTTTGTCTTCTCGGTTCATATTATGGGCATCAGCTCGATTATGGGGGCGATTAACGTCATCGTGACCATAGTCAACATGCGAGCGCCGGGTATGACATGGTTTAAATTGCCGTTGTTCGTTTGGACTTGGTTAATCACCGCGTTTCTCTTAATTGCGGTGATGCCAGTGTTAGCTGGGGCGGTCACTATGGTTTTGACCGATAAGTATTTTGGTACGAGCTTCTTTGATGCGGCTGGTGGTGGCGACCCTGTGATGTTCCAGCATATTTTCTGGTTCTTCGGTCACCCTGAAGTGTACATCATGATTCTGCCATCCTTCGGCATTATCTCTGCCATCGTTCCTGCTTTTAGTGGCAAAAAATTGTTTGGCTATCATTCGATGGTTTACGCAACCAGCAGTATCGCGCTGCTTTCATTTTTGGTTTGGGCTCACCATATGTTTACCACTGGTATGCCGGTGTTTGCCGAGCTGTTTTTTATGTATTGCACCATGCTGATCGCCGTACCAACAGGGGTAAAAGTATTTAACTGGGTTGCGACCATGTGGCGAGGTTCGCTAACGTTTGAAACGCCAATGCTGTTCGCCATTGCCTTTATTGTGCTGTTTACCATAGGTGGATTCTCGGGGCTGATGCTGGCAATTGTGCCTGCGGATTTCCAGTATCACGATACCTACTTTGTGGTGGCGCACTTCCATTATGTTCTGGTTTCTGGTGCTGTGTTCTCGATTATGGCGGCGGCTTATTACTGGCTGCCGAAATGGACAGGGCATATGTACGATGAGCGCCTCAGTCTGTGGCATTTCTGGTGTTCTGTTATCTCGGTCAATGTGTTGTTTTTCCCGATGCATTTCTTGGGTTTGGCGGGAATGCCAAGACGTATTCCTGATTACGCGATTCAGTTCGCCGACGTAAACCAGATTGTTTCGATTGGTGGCTTTGCCTTTGGTTTATCACAACTGATCTTCTTGTGGGTTGTGATTAAGTGTGTGCGGGGAGGAAAACCTGCATCGGCTAAACCTTGGGAACGAGCTGAAGGATTGGAATGGACGGTTCCAAGCCCTGCGCCGCACCATACATTCTCTACACCACCCAAAGTGGAATAG
- a CDS encoding MBL fold metallo-hydrolase — translation MNTVENNQVSDTAALDGKFANHEVDNKNSIRDFLAISWAYLTEKHEDTVPKKPIPVQSITNEQLEVENDDVVYRLGHSSILMKLDGQWILTDPVFSDRASPVQWAGPKRFHQPPISIQDLPTIDVVLISHDHYDHLDKAAVKSLANKVDHFLVPSKVGALLQKWGVPASKIQEFSWWDSANRGSVEFAFTPTQHFSGRGLTDRNQTLWGSWVIRSSKKSIFFSGDSGYFSGFKEIGNKYGPFDLTMIETGAYNKLWSEVHMFPRQSLQAHIDLKGKMMMPIHNSTFDLSMHRWYEPLEKASNLARSLGVTLVTPVIGQRMSLNESFQSVRWWEQLEVEMEAEPSVQNCFNSAS, via the coding sequence ATGAATACAGTTGAAAACAATCAAGTCTCAGATACAGCAGCACTTGATGGCAAATTTGCTAACCACGAAGTGGATAACAAAAACAGCATTCGCGATTTCTTAGCTATCTCTTGGGCTTATCTGACTGAGAAACACGAGGATACAGTGCCAAAAAAGCCGATTCCGGTGCAAAGTATCACTAACGAACAGCTGGAAGTTGAAAACGATGATGTGGTCTATCGACTTGGTCACTCTTCGATTTTGATGAAACTCGATGGTCAGTGGATCCTTACCGACCCTGTCTTCAGTGACCGCGCTTCACCGGTGCAATGGGCAGGACCAAAACGTTTCCACCAGCCACCCATCTCCATTCAGGATCTGCCAACCATTGATGTGGTGTTAATCAGCCATGACCATTACGATCACTTAGACAAAGCCGCTGTAAAAAGCTTGGCGAACAAAGTTGACCATTTTCTCGTTCCCTCAAAAGTGGGCGCTTTATTGCAGAAATGGGGCGTACCTGCCAGCAAGATTCAGGAATTTAGTTGGTGGGACAGTGCGAACCGAGGTTCTGTTGAATTTGCTTTCACACCCACTCAACACTTCTCTGGCCGAGGCTTGACGGATCGCAATCAGACCCTCTGGGGAAGCTGGGTTATTCGCAGCAGCAAAAAGTCGATTTTCTTTAGTGGCGATTCCGGCTATTTCAGTGGATTTAAAGAGATTGGCAATAAATACGGCCCTTTCGATTTAACCATGATTGAGACTGGCGCTTACAACAAACTTTGGTCTGAAGTACATATGTTTCCTCGCCAAAGCTTACAGGCGCACATCGATCTGAAAGGCAAAATGATGATGCCAATCCACAACAGCACTTTTGATTTGTCTATGCACCGTTGGTATGAGCCACTTGAGAAAGCATCTAATCTCGCAAGATCTTTAGGCGTTACTTTGGTCACGCCTGTTATTGGTCAACGCATGTCGTTAAATGAATCATTTCAATCGGTAAGATGGTGGGAACAACTTGAAGTGGAAATGGAAGCAGAGCCATCAGTACAAAACTGTTTTAACTCCGCCTCATAA
- a CDS encoding cytochrome c oxidase subunit 3: protein MSTKHDSYYVPAQSRWPIIGAVALFLVAVGAGLTVQYVGTGGAGSVFGKAILIIGFIVLLSMLAGWFSNVIGESLAGLYSKQIARSFRQGMSWFIFSEVMFFGAFFGALFYARMVAVPWLGGASNNAMTNELLWPGFEAIWPLITTPAGETVQAMPWQGIPLKNTIILLMSSITLHMAHISLEKNHRMALIVWLEITIVLAGFFLYFQGVEYAHAYQEMGLTLQSGVYGNTFFMLTGFHGLHVCLGTLFLIVLLARIAKDHFTPKDHFAFQAGSWYWHFVDVVWLCLFVFVYVL from the coding sequence ATGAGTACTAAACACGATTCTTACTATGTTCCGGCTCAAAGTCGTTGGCCGATTATCGGCGCTGTAGCTCTGTTTTTGGTGGCGGTGGGGGCAGGTTTAACAGTGCAATATGTTGGCACTGGTGGTGCGGGAAGTGTCTTTGGCAAAGCCATTTTGATTATCGGTTTTATTGTACTGCTCAGCATGTTGGCGGGCTGGTTTAGTAATGTAATTGGTGAATCATTAGCAGGGTTGTATTCCAAACAAATAGCACGTTCATTTCGTCAGGGAATGAGCTGGTTTATCTTTTCGGAAGTGATGTTCTTCGGTGCATTTTTTGGTGCTCTGTTCTATGCGCGAATGGTGGCTGTCCCTTGGTTAGGTGGTGCCAGCAACAATGCCATGACCAACGAACTGTTGTGGCCGGGCTTTGAAGCGATATGGCCACTGATTACAACGCCAGCAGGGGAGACGGTACAAGCCATGCCTTGGCAGGGGATTCCACTCAAAAACACCATTATTCTGCTGATGTCTTCGATTACTTTGCACATGGCACACATCAGTTTAGAGAAAAATCACCGTATGGCACTGATTGTATGGCTGGAAATTACCATCGTTCTTGCTGGATTTTTCTTGTATTTCCAAGGGGTTGAATATGCTCACGCTTATCAGGAAATGGGACTGACTCTGCAATCTGGCGTGTATGGTAACACCTTCTTTATGCTCACGGGTTTTCACGGCTTACACGTTTGCCTCGGCACACTGTTTTTAATTGTGCTGCTTGCGCGTATCGCGAAAGACCACTTCACGCCCAAAGATCATTTCGCATTCCAGGCGGGTAGTTGGTATTGGCACTTTGTCGATGTGGTGTGGTTGTGTCTGTTTGTCTTTGTCTATGTCTTATAA
- the cyoE gene encoding heme o synthase, whose translation MNKSVTVASGIAVSPSRWRIYWTLTKPKVVALMLLTALVGMCLAQPDALPLQAVVLGLSGIALMAGSAAAFNHLIDRRIDAIMARTYRRPLPSGDIQAYKVFAFATAIGIAGFVVLYAGVNALTAWLTFASLLGYALVYTVYLKRATPQNIVIAGLAGAMPPLLGWTAITNELHGHAWLLVMIIFIWTPPHFWALAIHRKEDYAKADIPMLPVTHGVEYTKTSILLYTVLLAIVCLLPVLVGMSGVLYFVASTILSIGFIYSAWVLKYRSDEQSAITTFKYSIYHLMMLFIALLLDHYFV comes from the coding sequence ATGAATAAGTCGGTCACTGTCGCATCTGGTATCGCCGTATCTCCTTCTCGTTGGAGAATCTATTGGACTCTGACCAAACCTAAAGTGGTCGCATTGATGCTGCTTACCGCTCTGGTCGGAATGTGTTTAGCCCAGCCAGACGCGCTTCCTTTGCAAGCGGTGGTATTGGGGTTGAGTGGCATTGCCTTGATGGCAGGCTCTGCGGCAGCGTTCAATCATCTGATTGACCGAAGAATCGATGCGATTATGGCGAGAACGTATCGTCGTCCGCTACCTTCTGGAGATATTCAAGCTTATAAAGTTTTTGCATTTGCTACGGCGATTGGAATCGCGGGATTTGTCGTGCTCTATGCTGGGGTAAATGCACTGACCGCTTGGCTGACATTTGCCAGTTTGTTGGGGTATGCGCTGGTTTATACCGTTTATCTTAAACGTGCAACACCGCAGAATATTGTGATTGCTGGTTTGGCCGGAGCAATGCCGCCACTATTAGGCTGGACAGCAATAACCAATGAACTGCACGGTCATGCTTGGTTATTGGTGATGATCATCTTTATTTGGACACCGCCTCACTTCTGGGCTTTGGCGATTCATCGCAAAGAAGATTATGCCAAAGCGGATATCCCTATGCTGCCGGTGACGCACGGCGTGGAATACACTAAAACGTCGATTCTGCTCTATACAGTATTACTGGCAATCGTCTGTTTGTTGCCAGTCTTGGTGGGAATGAGCGGGGTGCTTTATTTTGTTGCATCCACTATTTTGAGCATAGGGTTCATTTATTCAGCATGGGTACTGAAATATCGCTCAGATGAGCAGTCAGCCATCACCACGTTCAAATACTCTATTTATCATTTGATGATGTTGTTTATTGCGCTGCTGCTCGATCACTACTTCGTGTAA